The genome window GCGCCATGGAAAATGTCAGATCACCGCCAGCAGTTCCTTCTTCGTCCCCAAACCGTTTACGCCCCTGCAGTGGGCCGTGATGTGCCCCTTTGAGGAATATATCCACCGGGCACAGGTCGTGCAGGAAGCCATGCGTGATCAGTTAAACCGAAAAAGCCTGAAATACAACTGGCATACGGCGGAACTGACCGTTTTGGAGGGCGTTTTTGCCAGAGGCGACCGTAATATGGGCAAGGTCCTGGAAGAAGCCTACCGGCTCGGGTGCCTCTATGACTCCTGGGACGAGTATTTCCGCTATGATTTGTGGATACAGGCTTTTGAAAATATGAAGATGACTACCGATTTTTATAACCTAAGAGTACGGGAAGCAGATGAAATCTTCCCCTGGGATTTTATTGACTGTGGCGTGACAAAGAAATTTTTGAGAAAAGAATGGGAGAAGGCCATGGCCGCAGAGGTCACTCCTAATTGCCGGGAACAGTGTTCCGGCTGCGGCGCGGCAAGCTACAAGGGAGGTGTCTGCTTTGAAGGTACGCATTAAATTTCGCAAATATGGAATCATGAAATTCATCGGTCATCTGGACGTGATGCGCTATTTTCAAAAAGCGATCCGGCGCGCCCGGATTCCCATCGCATTTTCGGGAGGATACAGCCCCCATATGATCATGTCCTTTGCCAACCCGCTGGGCGTGGGACTTACAAGCGACGGGGAATACTTCGATATCGAACTGAAAGAGCCGATCTCAAGCAGCGAGGCGGTAGGGCGTCTGAACGCCCAGATGGTGGAGGGCATGGAAGTCCTAAGCTTTGTGGAGATTCCCGATGACAAGAAAAATAAAGGAATGTCCATCGTTGCAGGCGCTTCCTACCTGTCCACCCCGCGAAAAGGCGCCTTGCCCGACGGCTGGGAGAAAAAACTGGAAGAATTCTACCATCAGGAAACGATTACGGTTCTGAAAGCGACAAAAAAGAGCGAAAAAGAGGTCAACATCCGTCCCCTGATCTACGAACTGAAAGCGCAGGGACCGTCTATTTATATGAAGGTCGCTGCAGGCAGTGCGCAGAATCTGAAACCGGAGCTGGTGACCGAGGCGTTCCTTTTGTTCCTTGGCTTACAGGAGGATATCGTATTTGCCCAGCACCGAATCGAGAATTATGCGGATATCGGTGAGGAAGGCAGCCCTCATTTTGTGCCGCTTGACGCCCTGGGATGGGAGATTGTCTAATGGAGACCGGACGGAAACTTGTAATTTGTGAATGTAAGGACCGGCAGCTGGCTGCTCTTTTTGAGGATGGTAAGGCGGTGGAACTGCATTACGCCAGCCAGAGTGCCTGCCGCGTGGGCGAGATCTATGTGGGAAAGATTCAGAAAATCTTACCCAATATTTCTGCGGCCTTTGTGGAAATTGGAAAGGGCGTTCTCTGCTATTATTCCCTGTCCGAAAAATACGAACCTGTTTTCACCTCCAAGGCCGGAAAGAAGCCTTTTTGTGTCGGTGATGAGCTTCTGGTGCAGGTGCAGAAGGAAGCGGTAAAGACCAAACAGCCGGTCGTGACCGGGAATCTGAATTTTACAGGGAAATACGTGGTTCTGACTTCCGGTAACCGCACCATCGGCGTGTCGGCCAAATTATCTCCCGCGCGTAGAGCCGAGCTGGAGAAACTTGGCATAGAATATGCCGACGAAGCATTTGGCATCATTTTTCGGACCAACGCCAAAGCTGCTTCCGATGAACTGATTCGATCGGAGATCCGAAAACTATCCCAAAGCATGCAAAACGTACTGACCTACGGACGAATGCGGACCTGCTTTAGCCTGGTGCGCGGCGCGGCGTCTCCGTGCATCGCAGTCTTAAGAGATATCTATCAGGAGGGTCTTTCCGAAATCGTCGTAGAAAAACAGGAAGGCTCCGATCAATTATATCAGGAGGTACAGACCTACCTTCAGGAGGAGCAGCCGGAGGACCTTGGAAAACTTAGGGCCTACACGGACGCCTCTTATCCGCTGGCAAAATGTTATAATCTGGAACGCATCACCGACGAGGCGTTAAAGGAACGAGTCTGGTTAAATTCCGGCGCCTATCTGGTGATCGAGCCGACGGAGGCACTCACCGTAATCGATGTCAATTCCGGCAAATGCCAGAAGAAGAAAGCCTATTTTCCCCAGATTAACCAGGAGGCTGCCAGGGAATGTGCCAGACAGATCCGTCTTCGGAATCTTAGCGGGATTATTCTGATTGATTTCATTAACCTGAATTCCGAAGAAGAACAAAAGGAGCTGCTTCACTACTTAAGGCAGGAGCTGTCCCGGGACCCCAATCCGGGAAACGTGGTGGATATGACGGCTCTGCAGCTTGTAGAGATTACCCGAAAGAAGGTATATAAAACACTGAAGGAGAGTTTATATGGGTAAAAAAGAAGTAAAGACAAATGCCATGCGTATCTTAGATAAGAAGAAAATTGCTTATGACTTCCGTTCCTATGAATGCGAGGAATTTACGGACGGAATCGAGACAGCCGATAAGCTGGGACTTCCCCACAAGGAGGTCTATAAGACCATTGTGACCACGGGAAAAAGCGGGGAACACTATGTGTTCGTTCTTCCGATCGAAGCCGAAATCGATTTTAAAAAGGCGGCAAAAGCGGTAGGGGAGAAGTCCCTGGAGATGCTACATTTAAAAGAACTGACGCCGCTTACGGGCTATGTACGGGGCGGCTGTACGGCTATCGGCATGAAAAAGAATTTTCCGGTGGTGATCGACGAAAGTGCCCACTCATTTGCCAGAATCCACGTAAGCGCCGGTAAAATCGGGGCGCAGCTTACTTTGTCGCCGGACGATCTGGCCGCGGTAAGCCAGGCCAAATTCGCAGATGTGATCTACAAGGTATTATGATGAATCTCAATCATACACTAAAGCCCCGTTTAGTTGCTATGCAGAAATGTAAAAGGAAA of Roseburia hominis contains these proteins:
- a CDS encoding TIGR03936 family radical SAM-associated protein: MKVRIKFRKYGIMKFIGHLDVMRYFQKAIRRARIPIAFSGGYSPHMIMSFANPLGVGLTSDGEYFDIELKEPISSSEAVGRLNAQMVEGMEVLSFVEIPDDKKNKGMSIVAGASYLSTPRKGALPDGWEKKLEEFYHQETITVLKATKKSEKEVNIRPLIYELKAQGPSIYMKVAAGSAQNLKPELVTEAFLLFLGLQEDIVFAQHRIENYADIGEEGSPHFVPLDALGWEIV
- a CDS encoding ribonuclease E/G; its protein translation is METGRKLVICECKDRQLAALFEDGKAVELHYASQSACRVGEIYVGKIQKILPNISAAFVEIGKGVLCYYSLSEKYEPVFTSKAGKKPFCVGDELLVQVQKEAVKTKQPVVTGNLNFTGKYVVLTSGNRTIGVSAKLSPARRAELEKLGIEYADEAFGIIFRTNAKAASDELIRSEIRKLSQSMQNVLTYGRMRTCFSLVRGAASPCIAVLRDIYQEGLSEIVVEKQEGSDQLYQEVQTYLQEEQPEDLGKLRAYTDASYPLAKCYNLERITDEALKERVWLNSGAYLVIEPTEALTVIDVNSGKCQKKKAYFPQINQEAARECARQIRLRNLSGIILIDFINLNSEEEQKELLHYLRQELSRDPNPGNVVDMTALQLVEITRKKVYKTLKESLYG
- the ybaK gene encoding Cys-tRNA(Pro) deacylase — protein: MGKKEVKTNAMRILDKKKIAYDFRSYECEEFTDGIETADKLGLPHKEVYKTIVTTGKSGEHYVFVLPIEAEIDFKKAAKAVGEKSLEMLHLKELTPLTGYVRGGCTAIGMKKNFPVVIDESAHSFARIHVSAGKIGAQLTLSPDDLAAVSQAKFADVIYKVL